Part of the Nicotiana tabacum cultivar K326 chromosome 20, ASM71507v2, whole genome shotgun sequence genome, TTTTATGCAGCTATTGATTTGCAGCTTCATGAGTTAAATAGTCGTTTTGATGTAGTGACTAGTGACTTACTCCTTGGTATGGCTTGTTTGAATCCGATTGATTCATTTGTTAATTATGACAAAGACAGAATAATGAAGTTGGCCGAGTATTATCCAAATGAGTTTGATGACAACAAGCTTCGAGATCTCAGCTTTCAGCTTGATAGTTTCATTGTCTATGCTCGAATGCCTCATAGCAAATTTATCAACTTGAAGGGAATGAAGGATCTTGCTATAGTGATGGCAGAGACGAAATTGGATCAAACTTGGTGTCATATTTATTTACTTGTGAAGTTGACTTTGATTCTACCTGTTGCTACTGCAAGCGTGGAAAGGGCATTCTCCTCAATGAAGCTCATAAAAAGTGATCTACGTAATAGCATTAATGAAGAGTTTTTGAATGGTTGTTTAGTTTGCAATATAGAGCGTAAGGTATTTGCAACTGTAAGTAATGATGCTATTATTGATCGTTTTCAAAGTATGAAAACTCGTCGCGTACAATTGTAAATTGATAATATTGTTTTTGTGATAATGTAACTAATTATTTTTTTGCTCGGTAAGTTGTTGTGATTGTAAACTTTTATATTATCAAACTAAATGTTAATCTTGAATGTAATGGTGCACCCATCATCCCGAATTTCTAGATCCGCCTCTGCATTCAGGCAATCTTGGAAGCAATACTCAACAACTTTGTATCAAACACATAAATTTGGCGATATTCTTTTCACGGGTACCAAGATATGAATCTCTAATCGATGAATTGTTTAGTTACTACCATCCACAAACCTTGCTAGTGCGAGTGATGAGTACAGAGGCCCAAATTAAAAACTTTACACAGGTATTTTGAATCGTTATGACTTCATTAATCTTCACCCTAATATTTTTTAACCTTCACTTCTCTTTTTTCATGTTGCACTGTACTTATGAATTTGTAGGTCCTATTGGACGAACTAAAAAGCCGGGAAAAGAAATGCACCAAGTGTCGTAAATGTAGTAATTACATGTGGTGGCGCCATTTATTGGAAGGTTTTAAGATCCTCGAACCAACTAAAAGAGAATGGGCTGATCAGATTAGCTTGGAGTTCCAATGGTAATAGACTCAGAAcacatatcttttttttttctttcttctatttagCAACAATGATatcgaaattaaaattttcaatgTACAACTCAGTAAGTTGTAAATGCAATGCAGGTCTGAATGAATCAAGAGTACTTCTATCTATATACATATGTCGGCGGAACACAACATGATCTAGGTCTGCAAGTTGTAAGCCAAATCAGTTTTAGTATCCCTGATTATTAGTAATAGATATATCCTTACAATATGAGTTTGAAATGAATATTAATTATTACTCCTATGTTTTTTCAGTCAACTTTTGTGTTTCCTGTGATCGGGATGATTTAGTCCTTCTGAAATCTGGAATTAGTAATTTCTTCTTAATTTGTTATCTGTCTCTATCATAATATATCTGAAATTTTGCCATGTATAATCCAATACACCAGCAAAGTTCATTAACCAttaaacaaaacctcattccaaaaagTATTAAATCAAGTTTTCAGTAAACAACTGATGCATTCTTAAAAGTCCATAGATAGCCTCCAATGGCAACTGCTCATTCTTTAAGTTAATAAAGCAGTTGAATCGTCTGTTATAAACCAGAAACATCCGAGCAGTGTACCACCTCAACTGAATATTCAAATCGATTTTCCTAATGAAACATATAATAGCCAGAAAGATAGCGGACCATTATTTgtcatggctctgataccacgttgttgggataaaataaataatcccgaccaggaataatatccacagcaaataataataacacaagagagtaacaatgacaccaaatattttagcgggataaaatacaatatccgagtgtagcaatattaccactataatattacaactcagtagtgtcaagagactactacaactttgaaagaaataacactctttatatAAAACACCTCACTACAGTATTACTACCACTCACTAGTTATCTCACAGACAACAATCTATagattactctctctaacttctattgtttctctcttatttttggTGTGTCTTAACTGAGAGGGAATCATCTTTATTTATAGGCAAATTTGACAACCACTTAGCAACACAAATTTGACTTATTGCATTGCAAATTGCAAATTGAAATCTTCAGCCGCCCATATGCATTCAAGCAGCCTATTTTATCcaattttttttatcttcttcttttggttGATGAGGTGTGGACCTCacaaatctctcccttaattttgatttttcttcttcagtCCAAGTCTTGTTCTCAATCTCTGAAAATTTTCAAACTTGAGAGGCtttgtgaagatatctgcaaCTTGATCAcgagacttcacatatttgagctcgacTTCTTTCTTCGCAATGCATTCTCT contains:
- the LOC107810137 gene encoding uncharacterized protein LOC107810137; the encoded protein is MRLLDLAKIKLQTMRESEFEFLMNEVYSFCGKHDIMIPKMDEDYPRSKRKRSGFSYSHHFSVEIFYAAIDLQLHELNSRFDVVTSDLLLGMACLNPIDSFVNYDKDRIMKLAEYYPNEFDDNKLRDLSFQLDSFIVYARMPHSKFINLKGMKDLAIVMAETKLDQTWCHIYLLVKLTLILPVATASVERAFSSMKLIKSDLRNSINEEFLNGCLVCNIERKVFATVLLDELKSREKKCTKCRKCSNYMWWRHLLEGFKILEPTKREWADQISLEFQWSE